A stretch of the Vigna radiata var. radiata cultivar VC1973A chromosome 9, Vradiata_ver6, whole genome shotgun sequence genome encodes the following:
- the LOC106772897 gene encoding glycerol kinase, with protein MSSEDVFIGAIDQGTTSSRFIIYDGSSKAIGIHHVEFTQFYPQPGWVEHDPMEILESVKVCVAKAVDKATADGFNVDKGLKAIGLTNQRETALVWSKSTGLPFYNAIVWMDARTSSICRRLENELSGGRNHFVESCGLPISTYFSAVKLLWLIENVKAVKEAIEKKDALFGTIDTWLIWNLTGGVKGGLHVTDVSNASRTMFMNLKTLQWDETILETLKIPAEILPKIVSNSEVIGDIAAGWPITGIPIAGCLGDQHAAMLGQSCRKGEAKSTYGTGAFILLNTGEGIVKSKHGLLTTLAYKLGPNAPTNYALEGSVAIAGAAVQWLRDGLGLISSASEIEELASQVESTGGIYFVPAFSGLFAPWWRDDARGVIVGMTRITNKAHIARAVLESMCFQVKEVLDSMHKDSTLDSKEISLLRVDGGATVNNLLMQIQADLLGSSVVRPVDIETTALGAAYAAGLAIGVWKEEQIFNPQEKMKNAKVFRPIMTEEVRKKKFESWCKAVSKTFDLADLAL; from the exons ATGTCGTCCGAGGATGTGTTCATTGGCGCCATCGACCAAGGTACGACCAGTAGCAGGTTCATAATCTACGACGGATCGAGTAAAGCAATCGGAATCCACCACGTGGAGTTCACGCAGTTCTACCCGCAACCCGGGTGGGTGGAGCATGACCCGATGGAGATCTTGGAGAGCGTGAAGGTGTGCGTGGCCAAAGCCGTCGACAAGGCCACCGCCGATGGCTTCAACGTCGACAAGGGACTCAAGGCCATCGGTCTCACCAATCAGAGAGAAACCGCTCTCGTCTGGAGCAAATCCACCGGTCTCCCTTTCTACAACGCCATCGTTTGGATGGATGCTCGTACTTCTTCCATTTGCAG GAGACTGGAAAATGAGTTATCCGGCGGTAGAAACCATTTTGTGGAGAGTTGTGGCTTGCCTATTAGCACATATTTCAGTGCAGTGAAATTACTGTGGCTGATAGAAAATGTGAAAGCTGTGAAAGAGGCTATAGAGAAAAAGGATGCGCTGTTTGGAACTATAGATACTTGGTTGATATGGAATTTAACTGGTGGGGTGAAGGGGGGATTGCATGTTACTGATGTTTCTAACGCATCTCGGACAATGTTCATGAATCTAAAAACCCTACAATGGGACGAAACTATATTAGAAACTCTTAAAATTCCTGCTGAAATTTTGCCTAAAATTGTTAGTAATTCTGAAGTTATAGGAGATATTGCGGCTGGATGGCCAATTACTGGTATCCCTATTGCTGGATGTTTAGGGGATCAACATGCTGCCATGTTAGGACAATCATGCCGTAAGGGGGAGGCTAAAAGCACTTATGGCACAGGTGCATTTATATTACTGAATACTGGTGAAGGGATAGTTAAATCAAAACACGGTCTTCTAACCACATTAGCCTACAAGCTTGGCCCAAATGCTCCAACCAATTATGCATTGGAAGGATCAGTTGCTATTGCTGGAGCTGCAGTGCAGTGGCTTAGAGACGGTCTTGGCCTCATTTCCTCTGCTTCGGAGATAGAGGAACTGGCATCACAGGTTGAATCCACTGGTGGGATTTACTTTGTTCCTGCTTTTAGTGGTTTGTTTGCTCCATGGTGGCGTGATGATGCTCGTGGTGTTATTGTTGGAATGACAAGGATCACAAACAAAGCTCACATTGCTCGAGCTGTGCTTGAGAGCATGTGTTTCCAAGTGAAAGAGGTCTTGGATTCAATGCATAAAGATTCAACACTAGATTCCAAAGAGATATCTTTGCTTAGAGTGGATGGTGGTGCAACTGTTAACAACCTCTTGATGCAGATTCAG GCAGATTTGTTGGGAAGTTCAGTAGTTAGACCTGTTGACATAGAGACCACAGCACTTGGAGCAGCCTATGCTGCAGGGTTGGCTATTGGGGTTTGGAAAGAAGAACAGATTTTCAACCCCCAGGAAAAGATGAAGAATGCTAAAGTTTTCCGTCCCATAATGACTGAGGaagtaaggaaaaagaagtttgAATCTTGGTGCAAAGCTGTTAGTAAAACTTTTGACTTAGCTGATCTTGCTCTTTGA
- the LOC106773846 gene encoding VQ motif-containing protein 11 → MASTAATTTTYASDPTTPNTTFVQADPSNFRAVVQKLTGASDDPAAPKLPLTLPSRLAAQSPLVGPKRPNFKLHERRNAAAKNLDLPVLMVSSNNLSLLRNRTCENLVMASPVSPLEMMLARGSPRTPHEEEEERAIAEKGFYLHPSPLSTPRASQPPELLPLFPLHSPTATAAPAAATTTHHNHRN, encoded by the coding sequence ATGGCTtccaccgccgccaccaccaccacctacgCCTCCGACCCCACAACTCCTAACACCACCTTCGTCCAAGCAGACCCATCCAACTTCCGCGCCGTCGTCCAGAAACTCACCGGGGCCTCCGACGACCCCGCCGCCCCAAAACTGCCCCTCACTCTTCCCTCGCGGCTGGCGGCCCAATCTCCCCTGGTCGGCCCAAAAAGGCCCAACTTCAAGCTCCACGAGCGCCGCAACGCCGCCGCCAAGAACCTGGACCTCCCCGTGCTCATGGTCTCCTCCAACAACTTGTCCCTACTCCGAAACAGAACATGCGAGAACCTCGTGATGGCCTCACCCGTTTCCCCGCTGGAGATGATGCTGGCGCGTGGGAGCCCACGCACGCCGcacgaggaagaagaagagagagcgATTGCGGAAAAAGGATTCTACTTGCACCCTTCCCCTCTCTCCACCCCCAGAGCCTCTCAACCTCCTGAGCTATTGCCTCTCTTCCCTTTGCATTCTCCCACCGCCACCGCCGCCcccgccgccgccaccaccacccaCCACAACCACCGCAATTAa